One genomic segment of Hevea brasiliensis isolate MT/VB/25A 57/8 chromosome 3, ASM3005281v1, whole genome shotgun sequence includes these proteins:
- the LOC110662973 gene encoding UDP-glycosyltransferase 82A1, translating into MGNMKLVKGSKIILVPYPAQGHVNPMVKLALALLKLGFEPVMITPEFIYHSITSSMDPKGKIMCMAITDGLKKDNVPPDFFAIEKAMETNMPNHLETLVHKIDGEDGAVACIIVDLLASSAIEVARRCRIPVAGFWPAMITTYQMIAGIPDMVRTGLISDTGSPQRPGPICFLPNQPLLSTDDLPWLIGTPAARKARFKFWTRTLNRSRNLRWILMNSFSEENLYDQLSITGNKPLVFLVGALSRHAIIKNPSIWKEDMSSLQWLDKQKPKSVVYISFGSWVRPIGEAKVRCLALSLEAMGQPFIWVLGPAWREGLPGGYLERVSKKGKVVSWAPQMEVLQHQAVGCYLTHCGWNSTMEAIQCQKRLLCHPVAGDQFVNCAYIVEKWKIGVKINGFAQKDVEEGLQKVMDDNEMNRRLMRLYEKTMGEEANLRAMANLTTFVEELREITNKSHIGLAL; encoded by the exons ATGGGAAATATGAAGCTAGTGAAGGGCTCAAAAATCATTCTAGTTCCATATCCAGCACAGGGCCACGTTAATCCCATGGTTAAGCTGGCTTTAGCTTTGCTCAAACTTGGATTCGAGCCGGTGATGATCACTCCAGAGTTCATATACCACAGCATCACATCGAGCATGGATCCTAAGGGAAAGATCATGTGCATGGCAATCACAGATGGCCTGAAAAAGGACAACGTACCTCCTGACTTCTTTGCCATTGAGAAAGCTATGGAAACCAACATGCCAAATCACTTGGAAACTCTTGTTCATAAAATTGATGGAGAAGATGGTGCCGTGGCGTGCATTATAGTTGATTTGTTAGCCTCATCTGCGATCGAAGTGGCTCGTCGATGCAGAATCCCCGTCGCCGGATTTTGGCCTGCCATGATTACCACATACCAGATGATCGCAGGCATACCCGACATGGTTAGGACAGGCCTTATTTCTGATACTG GAAGTCCCCAACGTCCGGGTCCAATATGCTTTCTGCCTAATCAACCTCTGCTATCTACAGACGATCTTCCATGGTTAATTGGAACTCCAGCAGCAAGAAAAGCAAGATTCAAGTTCTGGACAAGAACCTTGAATCGATCAAGAAATCTTCGATGGATCCTCATGAATTCCTTTTCAGAGGAAAATCTTTATGACCAACTCTCCATCACAGGTAATAAGCCACTTGTTTTCCTGGTTGGAGCCTTGAGTAGGCATGCAATAATCAAGAATCCTAGCATCTGGAAAGAAGATATGAGCTCCTTGCAATGGTTAGACAAGCAAAAGCCTAAGTCAGTAGTGTATATCTCATTTGGGAGTTGGGTCAGGCCCATTGGAGAAGCAAAAGTGAGATGTCTGGCATTGTCACTTGAAGCAATGGGACAACCTTTTATTTGGGTTTTAGGGCCTGCATGGCGAGAGGGGTTGCCTGGAGGATATCTAGAAAGAGTGTCGAAGAAAGGGAAAGTGGTATCATGGGCACCACAAATGGAGGTTTTGCAACATCAGGCAGTAGGATGCTATCTCACACACTGTGGATGGAACTCAACCATGGAGGCCATACAGTGCCAAAAGCGCCTCTTATGTCACCCAGTGGCTGGAGACCAGTTTGTTAATTGTGCCTACATTGTCGAGAAATGGAAAATCGGAGTGAAGATTAATGGATTTGCGCAGAAAGATGTTGAAGAAGGATTGCAGAAGGTGATGGATGATAATGAAATGAATAGAAGGTTAATGAGGCTATATGAGAAGACAATGGGTGAGGAGGCTAATTTAAGAGCGATGGCTAATCTCACTACTTTCGTTGAAGAGCTGAGAGAGATAACAAATAAATCCCACATTGGGCTTGCACTGTAA